The segment TGTGTTCTTATTAATCAAAATAATTTGACTGAAGTGTATTTCATGTACACAAGGTATAAAAAGTGTGGTCAAAGTTTTGACTTTTAATGATTTCCACAGATCTTATGCAGTGACCAATGTAACCTGGCAAGGATATACATGCCTATTTGTATTGTTGTAAAGAGAGCCTTTTTTCTGGCCTCTGGACTTTCCCAAGATGGGAAAGGAGCATTCAGTGTACAGCTTTGTGTAATAATCTTGTAAGAAAGAGTTGAACTGTTCCCTTCGACATTAGTATAGTGTAAAATTAAACACTGTGTAAAAACTATGACATATTTAAGCTGTTACAAGGTGGCACTGTGCTTTTACTATTGTTGGTATGGAGACCAGTACATTGTAGAGTTGTCACAGTCACAATAGCAGAACATTCCATTCTGATTAGGCGTTTTACTAGTTTGCCAGCAGCGACTGGTTAGGCCATCCACTCTCTGGAGCATATTAAGTGGAACAGTGTGAAAATGTTCTCCTGATAGGACATCTTCGGGATTGTTTCCAgtgagtctttttttgtttgtttgttttgtgcataGACTCAGTCATAGGACTTCCTAAACTAGGAATATTTCACAATTGTACCAGAAGATGCTGTGAATTCTTTAGATATTTAAACATTAGATGCATAAAAGTGATACTGGATTCCAaacaattgtaaaaaaaaatgaattaccaATTCAATCTTCAGTCAAGTTATGtggtcataataaaaaaatatttataaatacttTAATAGTGTTGCAGCCCTCTGTAATAGTTTCTAATCCACTCTGGCACATTAATACTAGATTAATACTATTACTGGATTTTGTTTGAAGTGATTGcctcagtgctgtgtgtgtaaaattatgTAACATAATCCCAGTGCAGAGCTGTTTAACTTTTGCTGTTAACCATAAAGCTGCTGTATGTTAAAGAACAGACCACAATCCTGAAATCGTTGACATTGCACCTGTATTAAAACCCTATTCTTTAATCAAGAATAAAATAATTCTATCCTTGTAGTACGCAGATGACGTCTAGCTGCATTTAAGTTTCGTTACAAACCCCTTCAATCCATTCGTTTTTGTTGCCGGTGTCTCGTTGGCGTGAAAAGCCGCGACTCTGGCAACCCGGGCTCTCATTCATGAGTCCTCGCGCTCTAATAATCGCCGTGACGTCGGATGGGCGCAACGGCGTGACGTCAGCGCGGCTGTGGTCGCGAGCCGGGCGTAGTACAAGAGCTGAGTGGAAGTCGTGTCGCTTGctgtggatgtttttttttttatttttaaatattatttatgcgTCGTTTTATATTTGAAAGGGATATCGCGCTTTCCGCTGGAATGTAGGTTTGTTTTTCGCCTCGTCAGGATCCGCGCTCTGTGTTCTTGTAACTGGGTTTACCTTTGAACCGGGGCGCAACCGCTCAAACTCCGCCATCATGCCCAGCATTAGGCAGTCGTACACGGTGACGGTCCCCGAGGAGCCACCGGCCGCCGCTTTCACGCTACTCAAGCCCGACGTGCGGCGGAAGAGCGCGGCTGTGTCCGGCTCCGTGTTAGTGTCCACTTTCGTGGGGCTTCTCATCCACCAGGCGAAGGTAAGaaatggctgctgctgctgctgatgatggtgGTGCTGATGATGATGCGAACAGGCAAGGCAGCGAATGGAATTTACTTATTCCATGCGGTGAAATAGCATGCACTTATTATTATAACCTGTAACCGCGCTGTTAGCTGCATTTGGGAGTGTTTGGTCTGTGCCCTGTGACCTCATTAACCCACTTCAACACGGGTCTCAGGGGAACACTTGATGCAAACAAGTGCGTAAATGAGGGTGACTGTGGTTAAATAGGACATGGCAGGACCAGCAAAAACCACTCATCCCGACCATCCTCctgtgttttaaatttttttttttttaactttgcttTGTTTCATAATGTAACATCATGATAAGGCATGATGTGAGATCTTTCCGCTGATGATGTGATGTGGAATCTTTCGCTCttcttgtggtttttttttttttttttgtaagttgtTATACCGAGTACTGGAGTAGAGAACGGTATCTCGACTCTCTGCCTTTTTCTTGATGTTCTCGATGTGGGAGGGACACACAGTGTGTTGCTGTAGCAGCCGATTAAAACAAGAAAGGCCAGCGCTCACTGTAAACCGGTGCCAGATAATGATTGTTCTCCATTTCACAAAAGGGTTGAGGCGTGggcatcatttttttccccccacaggaCCAGCCTTAAGAAGCAAACTGAGAAATGCATAATAAAATGGTTCTGTGCTTAATTTGGAGGCGAAAGTCTTCTTTCGATTCTCAGTTTGTAAATAGTTATTCAAACGCTTAATTTTGAGTTACAGTTGGCCTTGAATGTAGGTGACTGCAAAATGGTGGTAATTTATTaggggacacacacatactctaaGCAGCGCTTAACCTTAAAGATGGCCTACCTGGGATCATGCAGCATCATGCACTTAGAGAGGTGGTTATAAAAGCAAGATTAGTCTCCTTTTCCCTTATCATTTTGGGGACACTGGCACACTCTGACCCACTTCTTTGAGAGAGTGAAGATGGAGGATTACTGAGCTGCTGTGACACGTCACTCTCAGAAAACATGGCTCACATCTGCCAATCATGTTAATGGTTTTCCTTGCAAATTACGTCAAAAATAACACTCGCTTTTGGTTATAATTGTGCTTATGTTGGAAAATAAGTTTTTTGCATGTATGCAGATGGCATACGAGGTCAACGTTCCAACAGAATGATGAAATAAagttgattattattattgatattgtCAAGTTGTGCCAGATCAAAATTATATGTACCTTTAGACCGCATATTACCTTTGTTGCACAAATGATTATAATGCctttgaatattacattttataataaattcaCATCCATAGCTCCTATTTCACTTTTCTAAATATGACCAGCTGGCTGCGGTTTAGAGttcacattttaattcaatGTGGCACAGGCCCAgggtaaattattatttgaatattaGTTTGGAATATAGTGCAAGAAAGATTTTGCTAATCCCCACttaattggacttttttttttttttttttgttacctaAAGCTAGATGTTTCTACCTTTTAGAGGTCATTCCAACCATGACAGTGCCTGCAGGTTTGCCATTGTACAGTGGGGACACACTTCTGTCCTGCTTCCGCCGTGAATGTGATTTCGTCGGTTCCCAGACGAGGGCTGCTGGAGAGCGCCAGGGTCGCCTCGCTGTCAGATCGAGTTCCAGCGCGAGAGGGCGGGATCGCATTTCCGCTCTTGTGCTGCGAAAAAGCTCATCTGTGTGTCACTCCTGAAAACGAAGTGGGTTTCAGGTGCGCCGGAACGCTGCGCAGCCTGCCGGTCAACCGTTTCACTCCACCTCCCAGGGAACGTGCACGGGGGGTTTTTACAAACTCCTTCAATGCGCAGGGGTCAGTGGGGACAAAGAACCGGTTCACTGAGAGGCTGGCGCTCAGAGCTTCACAAAGTGCAGACGGATTAGCGACAGctctggtttattttttttatataggcgGAACGCTGCACAAAATTTGGCCCTTGTGGGCAAAATCTGCCCCGTCAGGGGCACAACCAGACTGACAAAGCTCGTATAGGCCTAGTCAAGTGAATTAAGCATTAATACAGACAGCAGCTTGTCACATAATATGGTGACCATGTATCTGTGAACAATAGTGACGTTTCCACGAGACACTGTCACTCACCTGAGTTTGGAAACAAACTCACTAACTAATCCTTTTAACCACCAGAAAGGCTAATCGTGTATAAATAATGAGCATATTTATGTTATGTATGAAGAAATACACTACTGTCGCACCCATTTATTAttctcattatttatttattttagaaaaatccTCATGGCATCCGTTTCTCTTCGTGAGCTGCTGTTCACCTAAACGATACTGACGCAGGGAAGAATGGGCGCGCACCTTCTCTGGCTCGGCCCGTGTTGTGTTACAGGCCATTCATGTTATCGAGTCTCACTTTTATTTGTCTACTGAAGGATCCGTCCGTGCTTACAGTCTTTGTGAATTCGACCTCTTTATGTTGCAGGAGGTCAGCAGTTCATCTAGGCCGAATCTGGCTGTTCCAGGAATGTGTGGTGATTTTTACTGCACCATATACTGTATACTGATACCTagtccctccttttttttttcttttttttttaaaacacagaacTCCAAGAGTGTCCAGGGTCTGGTGGGTCTCCGGAATCTTGGCAATACTGTAAGTGTACAACGTTTTATAATTTTCATCACTGATTGTGTGATAAACATATTGAAGCCTTTTATCAATCTCAATGCTCATGTACAGCATTGTCTTAAAGCTTTTATTGCATATAATAAGTGTAATTAGCCCACCACCATGAAATATGCTGTAAAATGTTCAATGTTTTCATTCCTCATTACTGTGTAATAAGAGTCTCTGAGCAGCCAGATGGCGTGTTAATAGGAACGATGGCACATAAACATTCAGCCATTTCGCTTGCCGAGATTATTTGTCATGGCATCTCATTCCTCTGGAAGCCGTCAGTGTTAGTTCTGCCAGGCAAAACTGAAGAGGCTCCAAAAATAAATCATTCGTCAGTGCTTGTTTACTTCTGTCCGTCCCCTGATCGCAGTGTTCTTCTAAAGCGTCCTGTAGCTTTCAAAGCCACTAGCTCACCTTGCAACATGGGGACTACAGATGTGCCCATGGGTTCATTTATCCCAAGCTGTTAAGGGAAGGTCTGAAAATATAtcacattaaaaaatatgaaaagaaatcacattttaagtatttattttaacataaagaaaatatatgactataatatatattatgttgtCATCGGCCTTAATAAATAACTCTAAACTCACCCTGGCATGGCTTTGTACTTTCACCACATTGTAATTTCATGTGGTAGGAACAAAAATCAACAgcattttgtgttgtttttgaacAACACTTTTAATTAGGGGTTTTGACAAGTTAACAAAACATGGAGAGGCAAACGTTAATTTtaacttttattaaattaatgcacaacattaatttttacattattaacttaattttagtgaagtgaaaggtTACGGTGTTGAATAAAAACATGGTATGTGTGTCTGGACCTGCTGACAAAAATCCCTCTTTCCCCTAGTGCTTCATGAACTCCATTCTTCAGTGTCTTAGCAACACAGAGAGCCTTCGAGACTACTGTCTACACAAGTCTCACCGCCGAGACCTAAACAACAACAACCGCACAAACACCGCACTCATGGAAGGCAAGTTAGTCACTGGGTTTCTCGTACTGTGTTCATCTGCTGTACCATGCGCCATTGGTCTGATTTTCCCATCTTTTCCCAGAATTTGCCAAGCTCATCCAGACACTGTGGACGTCCTCAGGTAGCGAGGCAGTCAGCCCGTCCGAGTTCAAAACTCAGATTCAGAGATATGCGCCTCGATTTGTGGGCTACAAGTAAGTCTGATGGAAGACATACAGCCATTAGAAAACAAAAGGAACAAATGCAGCGAACACACCCACATCCAATAAATACAGACCAagtatttaaaggtcccatgacacgaaaatgtcactttgtgagattattaaacattaataatagtttccctagcctgtctggggtcctgcagtggctagaaatggtgataggtgtaaagagtactttggccattctgcatttgttcagagagtggcagctcagtcaGATTATGTCGTCACatggggatttatttttttcatgaaaaacgCCGACATGCCTTCCTTTCTGTGCCAAACATGGTggttctataggccgctctcctcctcatcatataaatctacagacaccaaaacggcgcgtcctggggaaatctcattgtgggactggatcaaagtggctataATGCTGCACCACGGCTTGATTTTGAAAAAGAGACACTAAGGGGGAACTAAGACCGATATTAAAAACAACCCTTAAAAGAAAGAacggaggacaaaaaaaaaaaaaaaaacagcacttgTCATGTATATCTATGTATCTGTAGCCAATatgaacagagaaaaaaaaaaaacgaatgcaaTTAAACCATAAACAACCAGGCCAGTCAATActaacatcacattaaacagcaGCAGGAATGAGATTGTTCATTAACTGAAGAAAAAGAGTCTCGCAAACCACTGAGAggactttaaaaaataaagtaatataaGGCAAGAAGCAAGTGAGATCGTCACGTTGTTCTGAACCTGATGAATGCAAATCTACTGTCAGTCAGCAGGACGCACAGGAATTCCTCCGCTTCCTGCTGGACGGCCTCCACAACGAGGTGAACAGAGTCACCGTCCGGCCGCGGGGTAACATGGAGGACTTCGACCACTTACCGTGAGTCAGGCTGCTTCCCCCCCTGCGTTGAAATTGTAGGTGAAAATGCTGTAGCGAACaccatgtctgtgtgttttttttttgtttttttttttaaatcctctgcAGTGATGAAGAGAAAGGCAGGAAGATGTGGAGCAAGTACTTGGAGAGGGAGGACAGCAAAATAGTTGGTACGTTGAGGCGCTAGAGAAC is part of the Denticeps clupeoides chromosome 19, fDenClu1.1, whole genome shotgun sequence genome and harbors:
- the usp2a gene encoding ubiquitin carboxyl-terminal hydrolase 2a isoform X2, which translates into the protein MPSIRQSYTVTVPEEPPAAAFTLLKPDVRRKSAAVSGSVLVSTFVGLLIHQAKNSKSVQGLVGLRNLGNTCFMNSILQCLSNTESLRDYCLHKSHRRDLNNNNRTNTALMEEFAKLIQTLWTSSGSEAVSPSEFKTQIQRYAPRFVGYNQQDAQEFLRFLLDGLHNEVNRVTVRPRGNMEDFDHLPDEEKGRKMWSKYLEREDSKIVDLFVGQLKSSLTCCECGYCSTVFDPFWDLSLPIAKKGYGEVSLMDCMRLFTKEDVLDGDEKPTCYRCKARRRCTKKFTVQKFPKILVLHLKRFSEARVRTSKLSTFVNFPLKDLDLREFASGSSVDAVYNLYAVSNHSGTTMGGHYTAYCRNPSPGEWYTFNDSRVTPMSSSQVRSSDAYVLFYELSSSSRI